From Brucella pseudogrignonensis, a single genomic window includes:
- a CDS encoding glycosyltransferase family 4 protein, producing MSDVTVPVDEVEVVAPNFKRRLSGVTSTIVQLIPLQRAKGLSIATMGPGLPESLPHLGWAALFSFWKKPANRRFRIWHARRNIEMLAGIFMRDVLRMKLRLVFTSAAQRHHKPFTKWLIRRMNAVIATSGRSGSFLEVPHDVIMHGVDLERFHPPFGEDDQFSASGLPGKYAIGCFGRVRHSKGTDLFVDAMIALLPKYPDWTAIITGRTTSEHQAFEDDLKARIAAAGLQDRIRILGEVPDVRIWYRRLTLYVAPSRNEGFGLTPLEAMASKTAVVASDAGAYAEMIVKGTGSFVAAGDGNALRDAIEPYLADPAMAERHGEIALTYVREAFPLEKEAAAISAVYERVFNS from the coding sequence ATGTCTGATGTGACGGTTCCTGTCGATGAGGTTGAGGTCGTCGCCCCAAATTTCAAGCGCCGCCTTTCAGGCGTGACTTCAACCATCGTACAGCTCATTCCTTTGCAACGCGCAAAGGGATTGAGCATTGCGACAATGGGACCGGGACTGCCTGAGAGCCTTCCGCATCTTGGCTGGGCGGCTCTTTTCTCTTTCTGGAAAAAGCCCGCAAATCGCCGCTTTCGCATTTGGCATGCGCGCCGCAACATCGAAATGCTGGCAGGCATTTTCATGCGTGACGTCTTGCGCATGAAGCTGCGGCTGGTGTTTACCTCCGCTGCACAGCGTCATCACAAACCTTTCACGAAATGGCTAATCCGTCGCATGAATGCGGTGATTGCGACCAGTGGTCGCTCGGGAAGCTTTCTCGAAGTGCCTCATGACGTGATTATGCATGGCGTTGATCTTGAACGGTTTCATCCGCCTTTCGGTGAGGATGATCAGTTCAGTGCATCTGGTTTGCCGGGTAAATATGCGATTGGTTGTTTTGGGCGTGTGCGCCACTCCAAGGGTACTGACCTTTTCGTCGATGCGATGATCGCACTTTTGCCGAAATACCCGGATTGGACCGCCATCATTACTGGCCGCACGACGTCTGAGCATCAGGCATTTGAAGATGATCTTAAGGCGCGGATTGCGGCGGCTGGCTTGCAAGATCGTATTCGTATTCTGGGCGAAGTGCCGGATGTGCGCATCTGGTATCGGCGCTTGACGCTCTATGTTGCCCCGTCACGCAATGAAGGCTTCGGCCTGACGCCGCTTGAGGCCATGGCTTCAAAAACCGCTGTCGTTGCAAGTGATGCTGGCGCTTATGCGGAAATGATCGTTAAAGGTACGGGCAGTTTTGTTGCGGCAGGCGACGGCAACGCTTTGCGTGATGCGATTGAGCCGTATCTGGCCGATCCGGCGATGGCGGAGCGT
- the greA gene encoding transcription elongation factor GreA: protein MEKFPMTPSGFENLKEELRTRQQVERPNIIEAIAEARAHGDLSENAEYHAAKEAQSLNEGRINELEDLVGRAEVIDVTKLSGDKIKFGATVTLIDEDSEEEKVYQIVGDQEANVKQGRISISSPIARALIGKGEGDTIEVNAPGGSRSYEIIGFKFI, encoded by the coding sequence ATGGAAAAGTTCCCGATGACCCCTAGCGGTTTTGAAAACCTCAAGGAAGAACTGCGCACGCGTCAGCAAGTTGAACGGCCCAATATTATTGAGGCAATTGCGGAAGCACGCGCGCATGGCGATCTTTCCGAAAATGCGGAATATCACGCTGCGAAAGAAGCGCAGAGCTTGAATGAAGGCCGTATCAACGAGCTGGAAGATCTCGTTGGTCGCGCTGAAGTTATCGATGTCACCAAGCTTTCCGGCGACAAAATCAAGTTTGGCGCTACCGTTACGCTGATCGATGAAGATAGCGAAGAAGAAAAAGTCTATCAGATCGTTGGTGATCAGGAAGCCAATGTGAAGCAGGGCCGTATTTCGATTTCTTCGCCAATCGCGCGCGCGCTGATCGGCAAAGGCGAAGGCGACACGATCGAAGTCAATGCACCGGGCGGTTCGCGTTCATACGAGATCATCGGCTTCAAGTTTATCTGA
- a CDS encoding DUF1176 domain-containing protein, translating into MFSFLTRNKAILAGAALAAVFANAGPAAAAFKQIRDSWVQCDFASNCTLALKSTDNGPISFSLYRSSAVNSQPSLRLSGFDQNAKAGKIAVAVDGKQVISFDLSAMKLDDGQGYYENAADVKKLLDAMKAGQKLTLQYNGKTYSYSLSGFVGGLIYMDEQQSLNGTVAALQAKGNKAAPPAPDVSQITTINELPESIRKDFIGEDSVCGTDDGDPFQNGGGFNAKIADGTNLIGVPCGSPGAYNQPYTFYSQSDDKVVPISLPTISDDGPSTVDEAWNIDWSQSSKTLTAFFKGRGIGDCGTYDVWKATDDVDGKVRFVLLEERSKGDCDGNYAGGPEKWPASWPVSKK; encoded by the coding sequence ATGTTTTCTTTTCTCACTAGAAACAAGGCCATTCTGGCAGGAGCTGCGCTTGCAGCGGTTTTTGCCAATGCTGGTCCCGCTGCTGCGGCGTTCAAGCAAATTCGCGATAGCTGGGTTCAATGCGATTTCGCATCCAATTGTACGCTTGCGCTTAAAAGCACGGATAATGGTCCGATATCATTCAGTCTCTATCGCAGCAGTGCAGTCAATTCGCAGCCGTCATTGCGTTTGTCCGGCTTTGATCAGAACGCTAAGGCTGGCAAGATCGCCGTTGCTGTTGATGGCAAGCAGGTGATTTCCTTCGACCTCTCGGCGATGAAGCTTGATGATGGACAAGGCTATTATGAAAACGCCGCAGACGTAAAAAAGCTGCTTGATGCGATGAAAGCCGGTCAGAAGCTGACGCTGCAATATAATGGCAAAACATATAGCTATTCGCTCTCAGGTTTTGTGGGTGGATTGATTTATATGGATGAGCAACAGTCGCTGAACGGCACAGTTGCGGCTTTGCAGGCCAAGGGCAATAAGGCGGCTCCGCCCGCGCCAGACGTGTCGCAGATCACAACCATCAATGAACTGCCAGAGTCCATTCGTAAAGATTTCATTGGCGAAGATTCGGTTTGTGGCACTGACGATGGAGACCCCTTTCAGAATGGTGGCGGGTTCAATGCAAAAATAGCCGATGGAACGAACCTCATCGGCGTGCCGTGTGGTTCTCCGGGTGCCTACAACCAGCCCTATACCTTTTACAGCCAGTCGGATGATAAGGTCGTTCCAATTTCCTTGCCGACTATCTCTGATGATGGTCCGAGCACCGTGGACGAAGCATGGAACATTGACTGGTCGCAATCTTCCAAGACACTGACTGCCTTTTTCAAAGGTCGTGGCATCGGTGATTGCGGGACTTACGATGTCTGGAAGGCAACTGACGACGTGGATGGCAAGGTGCGCTTCGTTCTCCTTGAAGAGCGTTCGAAAGGCGATTGTGACGGCAACTATGCCGGTGGCCCCGAAAAATGGCCTGCAAGCTGGCCTGTCTCGAAAAAATAG
- a CDS encoding DMT family transporter produces the protein MTRVQANLLLLLAGVIWGMGFVAQSTAMASIGPFLFIGVRSAIAAITVLPWSIAEGRRSPHRLQRSNYLYFMLVGSMLFTGLVLQQIGLITTSVTNAGFLTGLYVVMVPVLGVIVFRNWPHPIVWPSAIACLAGIFLLSGGTLSALKQGDWLVIIGAVFWAMQVLLISRANRAGRPITLSCVQFATAAVAGLSIAVAVEDINWNFIALTWKELLFTGVFSSGVAFTLQAIGQRYTTSAQAAIFLSSEAIFAALFGAIFLGDRLTFIGFIGCGLLFIAMMAVELVPMFWKRRAEPIPVAAE, from the coding sequence ATGACACGCGTTCAGGCAAATTTACTCCTTCTTCTGGCGGGTGTCATTTGGGGGATGGGCTTTGTTGCCCAATCAACCGCTATGGCCAGTATTGGCCCATTCCTTTTCATTGGCGTTCGCTCGGCTATTGCCGCAATCACTGTACTGCCATGGTCGATTGCCGAGGGCAGACGCTCACCCCATAGGCTGCAACGTTCGAACTATCTTTATTTCATGCTTGTTGGTTCGATGCTTTTCACAGGCCTCGTCCTGCAACAAATCGGCCTCATCACCACATCCGTTACCAATGCAGGCTTTCTCACCGGCCTTTATGTTGTGATGGTGCCAGTATTGGGCGTCATTGTGTTTCGAAACTGGCCACACCCGATTGTCTGGCCAAGCGCTATTGCGTGCCTCGCAGGGATATTTCTACTGTCCGGTGGCACTTTAAGCGCACTCAAACAAGGTGACTGGCTCGTCATCATTGGCGCAGTGTTTTGGGCCATGCAGGTTTTGCTAATCAGCCGTGCCAATCGTGCGGGCCGCCCCATAACACTAAGCTGCGTGCAGTTTGCAACCGCCGCTGTGGCCGGACTGTCCATTGCTGTAGCGGTTGAAGACATTAACTGGAATTTCATAGCGCTAACGTGGAAAGAACTGCTGTTTACGGGGGTATTTTCATCAGGCGTCGCATTCACGCTGCAAGCCATTGGTCAGCGTTACACAACGTCGGCGCAGGCGGCGATTTTCCTCTCATCCGAAGCAATCTTTGCCGCGCTGTTTGGCGCAATCTTCCTCGGCGACCGCCTGACATTTATCGGTTTTATCGGCTGCGGACTGTTGTTTATCGCAATGATGGCAGTGGAATTGGTTCCGATGTTCTGGAAACGCAGAGCGGAACCTATCCCGGTGGCGGCGGAATAA
- a CDS encoding DMT family protein, with translation MSALISPSVLPILLLIGSNVFMTFAWYGHLKFTSTPLITVIFVSWGIALFEYFLAVPANRIGHEVYSAAQLKTMQEVITLVIFSLFSIFYLKEAFTWNHVLGFALIAGGASLIFRG, from the coding sequence ATGTCAGCACTCATTTCGCCAAGCGTCTTGCCGATTCTACTTCTCATCGGCTCCAATGTATTCATGACCTTTGCCTGGTACGGGCATTTGAAATTTACGAGTACACCGCTGATAACTGTTATTTTTGTCAGTTGGGGTATCGCGCTGTTTGAATATTTTCTTGCAGTGCCGGCCAATCGCATCGGGCACGAAGTCTATTCCGCCGCGCAGCTGAAAACCATGCAAGAAGTTATCACGCTGGTTATCTTCAGCCTGTTCTCGATCTTTTACCTCAAAGAAGCCTTTACCTGGAACCATGTGCTCGGCTTTGCACTGATTGCTGGTGGCGCGTCGCTGATTTTTCGCGGGTAG
- a CDS encoding extensin family protein: MSFALSNRFHRYALPTGLALLTLLASCSGDRPPRPQADIANADIVVPPQAPREPRVVGLAEEIENNANEMTTQSQPRYAGDYGFVTPVQNPVSTVENIYAMSNSEAACRTRLKRLGVVFTEKSPINQGGSCRIDNPIEVRGFNSGNIAFKPAATLNCEVTEAFARWIKGDLQPSARLRYLSGINTIHNAGGYSCRTMNHRRGAKMSEHSSGNAIDVTKIVLNNGKSITVRKPGFFAFREKGLLNSVRSDACSYFTTVLGPGYNREHADHFHFDLMQRRSGHRACK, from the coding sequence ATGAGTTTTGCGTTGTCCAACCGCTTTCATCGTTATGCATTGCCAACAGGTCTTGCGCTTTTGACGCTCTTAGCCAGTTGCTCGGGTGATCGTCCACCACGACCACAGGCAGACATTGCCAATGCAGATATCGTCGTGCCGCCACAAGCCCCACGGGAACCGCGCGTTGTTGGTCTCGCAGAAGAAATCGAAAACAATGCCAATGAAATGACAACGCAAAGCCAGCCACGTTACGCGGGCGACTATGGCTTTGTCACACCAGTGCAAAATCCGGTCAGCACTGTTGAAAACATCTATGCGATGTCGAACTCCGAAGCGGCCTGCCGAACGCGCTTAAAGCGTCTTGGTGTCGTCTTCACCGAAAAATCGCCGATCAATCAGGGTGGAAGCTGTCGCATCGACAACCCGATTGAAGTACGCGGTTTCAACAGCGGCAACATCGCTTTCAAGCCAGCAGCAACATTGAATTGCGAGGTGACCGAAGCCTTCGCACGCTGGATCAAGGGCGACCTGCAACCGTCGGCGCGGCTGCGTTACCTCTCAGGCATCAACACGATCCACAATGCGGGTGGCTATTCCTGTCGCACGATGAACCATCGTCGCGGCGCGAAAATGTCAGAGCATTCCAGCGGTAATGCTATTGACGTTACGAAAATCGTTCTGAACAACGGCAAGAGCATTACCGTTCGCAAACCCGGCTTCTTCGCCTTCCGCGAAAAAGGGTTGCTCAACAGTGTTCGCTCCGATGCCTGCTCGTATTTCACGACGGTCCTCGGACCCGGCTATAACCGCGAACATGCCGATCATTTTCATTTCGATCTGATGCAGCGCCGCAGCGGTCATCGCGCCTGCAAATAG
- a CDS encoding acyl-CoA thioesterase yields MIDLNAPKGMLTVRTQAMPNDTNAAGDIFGGWVMAQMDIASAIRASERAKGRVVTAAVREMSFAKPVKIGDVLCVYTEITRVGRTSITLRVEAWAQRYLAEEMDLVTHGEFVMVALDKSGQPTPVPAE; encoded by the coding sequence ATGATTGATTTGAACGCGCCAAAGGGCATGTTGACCGTACGGACACAGGCCATGCCGAATGATACCAATGCAGCGGGCGATATTTTCGGTGGTTGGGTTATGGCGCAGATGGATATTGCAAGCGCTATTCGTGCTTCAGAACGTGCCAAGGGGCGCGTTGTAACGGCTGCTGTGCGCGAAATGTCGTTCGCGAAGCCGGTCAAGATCGGCGATGTACTGTGTGTTTACACGGAAATTACGCGTGTTGGCCGGACGTCGATCACGCTGCGCGTGGAGGCGTGGGCACAGCGTTATCTTGCAGAAGAGATGGATCTGGTGACGCATGGCGAGTTTGTTATGGTTGCACTCGACAAGAGTGGACAGCCAACGCCAGTTCCTGCTGAATAA
- a CDS encoding SH3 domain-containing protein, whose protein sequence is MKTIITSSIVALGLLFASNAEAASGLATATINLRTGPGTQYPSMGRIPNGIVLNVAGCTNGYGWCRVNYRSLDGWASSRYIAVQTGGGYTTNDNFGPTAAAIGIPLIAGLVIGSAINNDNRWNGGPRWGPRPYNPSWGPGLEPGPVRPGPGWRGPGQWGPPRPHWGDRPGWRDHPGYHPNFYGPGDRWRPRGPR, encoded by the coding sequence ATGAAAACAATAATAACATCTTCTATTGTTGCATTAGGACTTTTATTTGCAAGCAATGCCGAGGCAGCCAGCGGCTTAGCGACGGCTACTATAAATCTTCGTACCGGCCCCGGCACGCAGTATCCATCTATGGGACGCATCCCGAATGGAATCGTTCTCAATGTAGCAGGCTGTACCAATGGATATGGCTGGTGCCGGGTCAATTATCGCAGTCTTGATGGCTGGGCGTCATCCCGCTACATCGCCGTGCAAACGGGCGGCGGATATACCACGAATGACAATTTCGGTCCTACTGCAGCGGCCATTGGCATTCCACTCATAGCTGGCCTCGTAATTGGCTCGGCAATCAACAATGACAATCGCTGGAATGGCGGCCCGAGATGGGGACCACGCCCATACAATCCAAGTTGGGGGCCAGGTTTGGAACCAGGTCCAGTTCGTCCCGGTCCGGGTTGGCGCGGCCCCGGTCAATGGGGGCCGCCAAGACCACACTGGGGTGATCGTCCCGGCTGGCGTGACCATCCCGGCTACCATCCAAATTTCTACGGTCCGGGCGATCGCTGGCGTCCAAGGGGACCACGGTAA
- the uvrB gene encoding excinuclease ABC subunit UvrB: MASSKDKYTQDSHDETRGFGEAPQRDLSGTPFSGSISDWAKDIGEEADKPQTKAKTPKAPKKVPERSKESSRSARGTSMGGAASAKERAAAGLNPVSGLDISLEDATALNPTGATATVKALSDLIESGNPLFKNGELWTPHRPARPPKSEGGIAIQMESNFEPSGDQPTAIRDLVSGLEDQDRTQVLLGVTGSGKTFTMAKVIQETQRPALILAPNKTLAAQLYGEFKNFFPNNAVEYFVSYYDYYQPEAYVARSDTYIEKESTVNEQIDRMRHAATRALIERDDVIIVASVSCIYGIGSVETYTAMTFEMKIGDRLDQRQLLADLVAQQYKRQDINFVRGSFRVRGDTIEIFPAHLEDRAWRISLFGDEIESIAEFDPLTAQKTGDLQSVKIYANSHYVTPRPTLNQAIKSIQEELQHRLAELTRAGRLLEAQRLEQRTNFDLEMLEATGVCNGIENYSRYLTGRQPGEPPPTLFEYIPDNALVFLDESHVTVPQIGGMYRGDFRRKATLAEYGFRLPSCMDNRPLRFEEWDAMRPQTIAVSATPGKWEMEEAGGVFAEQVIRPTGLIDPPVEVRPAKNQVDDVLGEIRETARKGYRTLCTVLTKRMAEDLTEYLHEQGVRVRYMHSDIDTLERIEIIRDLRLGAFDVLVGINLLREGLDIPECGFVAILDADKEGFLRSETSLVQTIGRAARNVDGKVILYADNITGSMQRAMDETSRRREKQEAYNREHGITPASVKKNISDILNSVYEQDHVRADISGFAEEGAMMGNNLAAHLEHLEKQMRDAAADLDFEKAARLRDEVKRLREMELAIADDPMAREVELESPVTGRTKGRHNAGRKMHRTVDDEPKKSLFAKPSLDNMGPGTDMAKPLFRKNTLDEMTVKRTEKPAGADDTLIRRERSGIGSYEDPAETARKKRRPGKTGRPGR; this comes from the coding sequence ATGGCTTCCTCAAAAGACAAATACACTCAGGATTCGCACGACGAAACACGCGGCTTTGGCGAAGCGCCACAGCGCGATTTGTCAGGCACACCATTCTCGGGCTCGATCTCTGACTGGGCCAAAGACATCGGCGAAGAGGCCGACAAGCCTCAGACGAAAGCCAAAACACCAAAGGCACCCAAGAAAGTGCCTGAGCGCAGCAAGGAATCATCACGCAGCGCACGCGGCACCTCAATGGGCGGCGCAGCTTCAGCAAAAGAACGCGCTGCAGCAGGCCTTAATCCTGTCTCCGGTCTCGACATCAGCCTTGAAGACGCAACCGCGCTAAACCCGACAGGCGCGACGGCGACCGTCAAGGCACTGTCCGATCTGATTGAATCCGGCAATCCGCTATTCAAGAACGGCGAACTCTGGACACCGCACCGCCCAGCCCGGCCACCCAAGTCAGAAGGTGGTATTGCGATCCAGATGGAATCGAATTTCGAGCCATCGGGCGATCAGCCGACCGCTATTCGCGATCTGGTCAGCGGTCTGGAAGATCAGGACCGCACGCAGGTTCTGCTTGGCGTCACCGGCTCGGGTAAAACCTTCACAATGGCGAAGGTTATTCAGGAAACGCAGCGGCCCGCGCTCATTCTTGCTCCAAATAAAACGCTGGCCGCGCAGCTTTACGGGGAGTTCAAAAACTTCTTCCCGAACAATGCCGTCGAATATTTCGTTTCTTACTACGATTATTACCAGCCGGAAGCCTATGTGGCGCGCTCAGACACCTATATCGAAAAAGAATCGACTGTAAACGAACAGATCGACCGGATGCGCCACGCAGCAACGCGTGCGTTGATCGAGCGCGATGACGTTATCATCGTTGCATCTGTATCGTGCATTTACGGTATCGGTTCCGTCGAAACCTATACGGCCATGACGTTTGAAATGAAGATTGGCGACCGGCTCGACCAGCGCCAGCTTCTGGCCGATCTTGTGGCGCAGCAATATAAGCGGCAGGACATCAATTTCGTGCGCGGCTCATTTCGCGTGCGCGGCGATACAATTGAAATCTTCCCTGCCCACTTGGAAGATCGTGCATGGCGTATCTCCCTTTTTGGCGATGAAATCGAAAGCATTGCCGAGTTCGACCCACTGACCGCTCAGAAAACCGGCGATTTGCAGTCGGTCAAAATCTACGCGAATTCGCACTATGTAACACCCCGTCCAACGCTCAATCAGGCGATCAAGTCCATTCAGGAAGAGCTTCAGCACCGCCTTGCAGAATTGACCCGTGCCGGTCGCCTGCTGGAAGCGCAACGCCTTGAACAGCGCACAAATTTTGACCTTGAAATGTTAGAAGCAACCGGTGTGTGCAACGGCATTGAAAATTATTCACGCTATCTGACAGGGCGTCAGCCGGGCGAACCGCCGCCGACGCTATTCGAATATATTCCAGACAACGCGCTCGTTTTCCTTGACGAAAGTCACGTCACGGTTCCGCAGATCGGCGGCATGTATCGCGGCGACTTTCGGCGCAAAGCGACTCTGGCCGAATATGGCTTCCGCCTTCCTTCCTGCATGGATAACCGTCCGCTGCGCTTTGAGGAATGGGACGCCATGCGTCCGCAGACCATTGCGGTGTCAGCCACGCCGGGTAAATGGGAGATGGAAGAAGCTGGCGGCGTGTTTGCCGAACAGGTCATCCGCCCGACCGGCCTGATCGATCCGCCAGTGGAAGTGCGCCCTGCCAAAAATCAGGTTGATGATGTGCTGGGCGAAATCCGCGAAACTGCGCGCAAGGGCTATCGTACGCTCTGCACAGTGCTGACCAAGCGCATGGCGGAAGACCTGACCGAATATCTGCACGAACAGGGTGTGCGGGTGCGTTATATGCACTCGGACATTGACACGCTGGAACGTATTGAAATCATTCGCGATCTGCGCCTTGGCGCATTCGATGTTCTGGTGGGGATCAACCTGCTGCGCGAAGGTCTCGACATTCCCGAATGCGGTTTCGTCGCCATTCTGGATGCCGACAAGGAAGGTTTCCTGCGTTCGGAAACCTCTCTGGTGCAGACTATCGGTCGTGCGGCCCGTAACGTTGACGGCAAGGTCATTCTTTACGCCGACAATATTACCGGCTCGATGCAGCGCGCGATGGATGAAACCAGCCGCCGTCGCGAAAAGCAGGAAGCTTACAATCGTGAACATGGCATCACGCCTGCCTCGGTGAAGAAGAATATCTCGGACATCCTCAACTCGGTTTACGAGCAGGATCACGTCCGCGCCGATATTTCGGGCTTTGCCGAAGAAGGTGCGATGATGGGTAACAATCTCGCCGCCCATCTTGAACATCTCGAAAAGCAAATGCGCGATGCCGCAGCCGATCTTGATTTTGAAAAGGCGGCCCGCCTTCGTGATGAGGTCAAGCGCCTGCGCGAAATGGAACTGGCGATTGCCGACGACCCGATGGCCCGGGAAGTGGAGCTTGAGAGCCCAGTAACCGGACGAACCAAGGGACGCCATAATGCTGGTCGCAAGATGCACCGGACTGTTGATGACGAGCCGAAAAAGTCACTCTTCGCCAAGCCGTCGCTCGACAATATGGGACCGGGCACCGACATGGCCAAACCACTGTTCCGCAAGAACACGCTGGATGAGATGACCGTGAAGCGGACGGAAAAGCCAGCGGGTGCGGACGATACTCTGATCCGCCGCGAACGTTCAGGTATCGGCTCGTATGAAGATCCGGCTGAAACCGCCCGCAAAAAGCGTCGCCCCGGCAAGACTGGCCGACCGGGGCGGTAA
- a CDS encoding reverse transcriptase domain-containing protein — protein MPSGVIASTHSVDEWEPREKDIKRYIHFDRAISLKKIQKLANDPLAVSQHPFFPLLRFYEKWTKFRDPKKPKKTKVRSLRYASRLDAAIYACYRHKLSKCYEEALIRRGIADVPVAYRRIPKASGGNKCNIDIAKDVFSFIKNTGNCIVTVVDIKSYFESLDHKIIKYIWEELLGETLPRDHLAVFKSLTKYCIVDVDKIFSRLKLTEKVNVGVRREARQRRVDTLRANGYRQICSPQEFRNVIAGADGNYPSLIQKNGFEFGIPQGTPISDLVANFYLIDFDKEVNDYVQALGGMYRRYSDDIIVVIPVRENTTFDGMKNYLQANIKKYGARLRIQDKKVCIGEFKNSTTNLDYSHLFGEASKNGLEYLGFEYDGQDVKIKNSTLSNAWRKLKRKSYGHAWRFVVRYKDKGELWIRNNYPHAYLEKKMLQNVTFNQDNGFESWTFVKYAQRASKTFLGFNPIFSQQTRRYRRMTKTIIQNDLNKAIAKYL, from the coding sequence ATGCCTAGTGGTGTTATTGCCTCCACTCACTCTGTTGATGAGTGGGAACCAAGAGAAAAAGATATAAAGCGTTATATACACTTTGATAGAGCTATATCTCTTAAAAAAATTCAAAAGTTAGCTAATGATCCTCTCGCAGTATCGCAGCACCCATTCTTTCCACTTCTGCGGTTTTATGAGAAGTGGACTAAGTTCAGAGATCCTAAAAAACCTAAGAAAACAAAAGTCCGCTCCTTAAGGTATGCTTCACGGTTAGATGCTGCAATATATGCGTGCTATAGGCACAAGCTTTCAAAGTGTTACGAAGAAGCTTTAATTCGCAGGGGAATAGCTGATGTTCCCGTCGCCTATAGGCGTATTCCAAAAGCTAGCGGCGGCAATAAATGTAATATAGATATCGCTAAAGATGTATTTTCATTCATCAAAAATACTGGCAATTGTATAGTGACAGTCGTTGATATTAAGTCTTATTTTGAAAGTTTAGATCATAAAATAATTAAATACATTTGGGAGGAGCTCCTTGGCGAAACCCTTCCAAGGGATCACTTGGCTGTTTTCAAGTCTTTAACAAAATATTGTATTGTGGACGTGGATAAAATATTTTCTCGCCTAAAGCTGACGGAGAAAGTTAACGTTGGAGTGCGCAGAGAGGCGCGTCAACGCCGTGTTGATACCCTGAGGGCAAATGGTTATAGGCAGATATGTTCACCGCAGGAGTTTAGAAATGTTATTGCGGGGGCAGATGGTAATTACCCAAGCCTAATACAGAAGAATGGATTTGAGTTTGGTATCCCGCAAGGGACGCCGATCTCCGATCTTGTTGCCAATTTCTATCTTATAGATTTTGATAAGGAAGTGAACGATTACGTCCAGGCATTGGGCGGAATGTATCGTAGGTACTCGGACGACATAATTGTTGTAATACCTGTTAGAGAAAATACTACCTTTGATGGTATGAAGAATTATCTTCAAGCGAACATTAAGAAATACGGCGCACGCCTTAGAATTCAAGATAAAAAGGTGTGCATAGGAGAATTCAAGAATTCTACTACAAATCTTGATTACAGTCATTTGTTTGGAGAGGCTTCGAAAAATGGCTTGGAATACCTTGGATTTGAATACGATGGTCAAGATGTGAAAATAAAAAATTCGACATTATCTAATGCTTGGCGGAAATTAAAGCGGAAGTCATACGGACATGCTTGGCGTTTTGTTGTTAGGTATAAAGATAAGGGTGAATTATGGATAAGAAATAATTATCCGCATGCATACCTCGAAAAGAAAATGTTACAAAATGTAACGTTCAACCAAGATAATGGCTTTGAGAGCTGGACCTTCGTTAAATACGCGCAACGAGCCAGCAAAACGTTCCTTGGATTTAATCCAATTTTTTCTCAGCAAACTCGTCGCTATCGTAGAATGACAAAGACTATAATTCAAAATGATCTGAATAAAGCTATAGCCAAATATTTGTAA